From a single Lolium rigidum isolate FL_2022 chromosome 7, APGP_CSIRO_Lrig_0.1, whole genome shotgun sequence genomic region:
- the LOC124672502 gene encoding mucin-1-like: MGRPRATAAVAARAAGAAASRSRRANPKSKPTFLSPPAPATAATRKRNRGASSSPSPSPSPSPSPSSPGYVSFVSSPSSASPEPEPKSRPSKPRAKAKAKPAARSPPLASPLPASPLSAATPAAAATPSISSVGDLRSAAASQMEFLRRRLDGLHSRAHTDLDASLSHASKRFKTQNQACQQLTDAVDKEYKNMADSIKETAEKIKAKYKLSMAETRSSTSHVSKVTIPEITKSVEKAIDGLRRRYNISMPV, from the exons atggggAGACCCAGGGCTACCGCCGCCGTGGCAGCACGGGCCGCCGGGGCCGCCGCATCCAGGTCCAGGAGGGCCAACCCCAAGTCCAAGCCGACCTTCCTTTCCCCACCCGCGCCGGCAACCGCCGCCACCCGCAAGCGCAACCGTGgagcctcctcctcgccgtctccGTCCCCGTCCCCGTCACCGTCACCTTCCTCCCCCGGCTACGTCAGCTTCGTCTCGTCGCCGTCCTCCGCCTCCCCGGAGCCCGAGCCCAAGTCCAGGCCGTCCAAGCCcagggccaaggccaaggccaagccgGCTGCGCGCTCGCCTCCGCTCGCCAGCCCCCTTCCCGCCTCCCCTCTCTCCGCCGCGACCCCTGCTGCTGCTGCGACTCCATCCATCTCAAGCGTCGGGGACCTTAGGAGCGCCGCAGCGTCGCAGATGGAGTTCCTCAGGCGCCGCCTCGACGGGCTCCACTCCCGCGCGCACACCGACCTCGACGCCTCACTCTCACACGCCTCCAAGCGATTCAAG ACCCAGAACCAGGCTTGTCAGCAGCTAACAGACGCAGTGGACAAGGAGTATAAGAATATGGCTGACAGTATAAAGGAAACAGCAGAGAAGATCAAG GCCAAGTACAAGCTGAGCATGGCAGAGACAAGGTCATCCACATCGCATG TGTCCAAGGTGACTATCCCTGAGATTACAAAATCTGTGGAGAAAGCAATTGACGGTCTGCGCAGACGCTATAATATCTCAATGCCAGTCTAG
- the LOC124676042 gene encoding uncharacterized protein LOC124676042 encodes MAAAATTAKEVEKKMELMKEIRAHEVAIGELNNLPPSRAAYQKTCNIFFRKNTKSAVTSEQKQLDMAKARLQKLDQA; translated from the exons atggcggcggcggcgacgacggcgaaggAGGTGGAGAAGAAGATGGAGCTTATGAAGGAG ATTCGAGCACACGAGGTGGCGATCGGCGAGCTCAACAACCTGCCTCCCTCCCGG GCCGCATACCAGAAGACCTGCAACATCTTCTTCCGCAAGAACACCAAATCGGCGGTCACATCTGAACAGA AGCAACTTGATATGGCGAAAGCTCGGCTTCAGAAGCTGGATCAAGCCTGA